Below is a genomic region from Meleagris gallopavo isolate NT-WF06-2002-E0010 breed Aviagen turkey brand Nicholas breeding stock chromosome 5, Turkey_5.1, whole genome shotgun sequence.
TACCTGCACACCCTTCACCAACAAGGTTTAAGCTACCGCTCCAGAGAACTTGAGAAAGGTTGTATTTGCATacacattttattctttaaaaaactaaaacaaaactaCAATGATAACAGAAAAGCTGATCACTCTGACAAGTAAAAGGTTATGCTTAgtacagaacaaaataataatttaaaaaggtaatatctttttttttttccttagcctGGGACTTGTGTGCCTGTGTGTACAATGTGAAAGGGTGCCTCAAGAAAGTAAGGGGTGAATTTTATTGACTTCAGTTTTATTGccatttttcttgttaaacATAACATGGAGCCTAGTAGGAAGACTGGGGcttcagtgctgcagttttAGCTCAGTTTGTCCTTGGTTTATACACGTTAAGAGCAAGCCAGAACTTTTGAATCCAgaatacagttgtttttttttttttaaacaaagaaaaattacaaaaaaggAAGGCAGCCCATGCTTGAGATTCTCACTAAAGGAAGCATCTTACCTCATTATTTCATTCTCTCTCAATTCTACCTTGCCCTGTATTCACCTCTCCCCATTTTCTGCCCCTGCTGTTTGCATCTGGCCTTTTTATGGATGAACTGTGTGAGGGAGAAATCTCAAACAACTGTGCCTGATTTGCTCTCTAGCTGTCCAactttttattacttaaatCAGAGGGATGTTTGACTAGTTGTGACATCCAGTTTCTGTGGCCTCATTGTCAAAAGTCTTCAACTAAGGAATGCTGCAGCTGAACTGCTGAAGGCATCTGCCTCATTCCTCACACACCACTTTCTGCCAGCTCCCCTCAACTGTAGTTGTCTCAGCCCCTTCCCCACCCTTATGCAttacagctgctgcagaagcagactGCAATCTCACTCACTAGCCTAGCCATGTTGAAAGGACTTTGACAGCAACACACAAACAGCACCCCTCCCAGCAGTAACCTGCAGAACATTAAGATGACTATCTATTAGTAGCCTAAAGTTCCCAGCTGAGCATGAAAACTAACAGCAGAGGTTTGTGCTTGGCCAGTCCAGTTATTTCCCCTTTTTGAACTTGGCTGTGGCACTGTTGGTCTTGGCTTTCTTCTTCGCTGACCCCTTGCTTTCAGGCTCCTTGCGTTTGGCCGATGTGATGGAGCCCGTCACCTTGAAGAAGTCATCCAGCCGGCCCTGTGTGCTGCCCTGGCGGCTCTTACTCAGCCTCTTGACCCCATTGCGGATGCGCTCCTCATTGAACTGCTTCTCCCCACACATGAATTGCACGAGCTCCTCCTCATTGGGCTCTGTCCACTTCAGCTCAACGTCATCAGGGTTGACAACGTCAGGCTCTAGAAAGAGCTTCTGGGCCTCTTTATGCAACCAGTTCTCAGGCAAGGGGTACTTCTTGGTGTCGATGTGCTGGATGATCTCCTCAATGGTTTTGTGCTGCTTGATGAGCTCAACCGCCCGCTTCGGCCCGATGCCGCGGATGCTCTCACAGTAGTCACAGCCCAAGAGGATGCACAGATCCACAAACTGTTCCCAGGTCAGGCCCAGGTCCTGCAGGATCCGGTTCAGGTGGAACTCTTGGATGGGCAGCTTCTTTGTCTCACTGGCAGTGAGGTGCCTCATCAGCACAGGGCTCCCAAAGGTCAAGCAATCCATGTCCTCCGTAGCAGCTGCATACACCTTCCCTGCCTTCACCAGTGTAGCACAGCTGGCTTCCGCCTCCCCTGGCGCCTCCACATAGGGGATGCCCATCAACATCAACAGCTTCTTGCACTCGTCGGTGTGCTGCTGTGTCACTTTCACCAACCTCTTGCTGAACTTCTCAATGTTGGTCTCCTCGCCAGCCTCCTGAGCCTCCTGCAGGTGCTTCTCGGCCTCAGAGCGGCGCTCCGTCCTCCTGGCCAACTCCCCGGACTTGAGCTGTGGTGGTTTGCCATCAAACACATAGACAGGCTTGATGCCATTCTCCACCATGCGGATGGTGCGGTAGAACATGCCCATTAGGTGACTGGTGGTCTCACCCTCCTCGTTCTGCAGCACTTCGGCACCCTGCCGCACAGCTATGAGGAACTGGTAGATGCTCATGGAGGCATCAATGGCCACCTTCCGCCCAAAGTACGACTTGATGTCGTTCTCCCGGATGGCGCTGGGCGCCACATCGGCAATCAGCTTGGCCAAGCCGTGGATTCCCATCCTGCGGgcacagagcaaagcacagGGGGCTGAGAGAAACGGGAGGACGGGTCCCAAGAACGGAGGCCTCACGCACTACAGCCTCCCGTTGCCCTCCCCGACTTCCACCTCGGCCCCATTCCGGCCTCCCCTCAGCCCTCTTTCGCCGCCACTTCTCCCCTCAGCTCTCTCCGGCCGCCGTTATCCCGCACCATCCCCGCCGCGGCGCCCGGTCGCCATTACCCCTCTGCTCCGACCCTGCGCCGTTCCCGCGCTAGGCCGCGCTGCCTGCTGGGTAGCCAATGCCAAGCGGCTCCCAGTGGCCCCGCCCACCCGATCCGGAACGCGTCACTTCCGCTTCCGTCGGTGACGGGAAGCGGAAGTTGCCGAGGGGACGTGTCGGAGTGCGGCGGGAGCCGGGATCTGGGGCAATATGGTGGGGCGTGAACCCGGGGCTGGGACCGGGAGCTGGGACTGACATTGAATTGGGAACTTGGGGCTGGGAACCAGCAATGGGAACTGGGAGCTGGGGTTGGGGCCGGGACCTGAAACTGAGACCGGGAATGGGAACCGGGAGCTGAGATTGGAGTCAGTAGCAGCGATGGGAATGAGAACCTGGAGCAGGAACGGAAGTATGGAGCCTGGGACCGTAGGCTAGGACCGGTATAGGGAATGGGAATTGGGGGCTGGgactgggaaagagaaggggtACAATACTCGGGGACAAGGACCAGGAATGAGAACTGAGGGCTGGGGCCGGGAATGGGAGCTGGAAGCTGGGGAGCGGGAAACAGGGCTGGGACCAGAAACTGGGGAACGGGAACTGAAAGCAGGAGCCAGGAAAGGGATGATAGTTGGGGCAGGGAACCCGGGGAACTAGGACCAGGGACTGAGCATGGGGCCTgacagccctgctgccccaTGCCATGCCCCCACAGGAGCTAGAAGCAATGAGCAGGTACACCAGCCCAGTGAACCCGGCTGTCTTCCCACACCTCACTGTGGTGCTGCTTGCCATTGGCATGTTCTTCACCGCATGGTTCTTCGTGTATCCTTGGGCACTGGGAGTGGGAGGACCCACCTTGCCATGCCCCTGTTGTCACCTTAACCCTCTGCTGGCAGTTATGAGGTGACATCCACCAAGTACACGCGAGACATCTACAAGGAGCTGCTGATCTCACTGGTGGCATCGCTCTTCATGGGGTTTGGTgtcctgttcctgctgctgtgggttGGGATCTATGTGTGAGACCCAGGCAGAGTGATGTGCGGACCCCTAGTGGCTGTAAGCAGGATGAGAGCTTTGTGTTGCATGTTGTGtgtgagctgcctgcaaagagtAACTCTATGTTATGTTTCTGCATTATGTTTCTAAGCCACCTTTCTTCAGGGGTGGATTTGGGGCACACAAAGGGCTGTACCCAGACAGGTACAGGGCCTTGTACAGAACGAGAAATAACCACATGTATCAGGTTAGgagcagaagtgctgcagtggagctctgtggagaaggacctgagtgTCCTGGGTGACCACTGGTtgactgtgagccagcagtgtgacctCATGACCAAGAAAACTAATGGAATCCTGGGGTCTGTTATAAAGAGCATGGCTAGCAGGGTGGGGGAggttcttctctctttctgctctgccaTATCTGGAGTACCGTGTCCAGTGCAGGGTTCCCCAGTTCTCGGCAGACAGgaaactgctggagagagtccagtaAAGGACAAAGATAATGggggcctggagcatttccttcatgaggaaaggctgagagcctTGGGGCTGTTCGGCCTGGacaaaagaaggctgagaggggatctgatcaatccttataaatatctaatgggtgGGAGTCAAGTGGTTGGGGCCAGACTGCTTTTGGAGATGCCCATTGACAAGATGAGGCTGCTGGCTGGTTTAGATAGAGATGACTTCTCTGCCCTTCTGTAAACTGCAAACAGAATGTGTTCATTTTAGTGTGAAGCAGTGAGGAATTGTGCTTGCTGTGTGCTCTTTTTTTGCTCAAGGTGTGGTTCCAACCTCGCAGCACTTGGTAGAAGATCTGTCCCTATGCTGTGGGGATGCTGCTCTGGGGAAATCTGTCTTacctccttcctctctcctttgGTTCCAGGTGGGAAGCTCCGGAgttctttttgtatttgttttatacTTCAGCATGGGAGCTTGCTTCAGGCATGGACTGTACTCCTGTCAGGTGGCTCCTGCCAGCACAACAAACCAAACCTGAATAAAACTGGCTCTGTGATGCACCTGCCTTTGgatttgcagtttgtttcttaGATGCTTGTATGTGACTTTCTGAACCAACTCTGATTTCTACACAAAACCCATAAGCCTTGGGATGGGCCTTTTATTGTACCCACAGCCTTTTCCTGGGCTGTTtggagcagcagaagcagctgtttTGTAAAGAGATAAGCATAATTCATATTTCCTTCTAGGCAGTTGAAAACACGAGTGGAATTTAGCTAGACATCCTACTGCAGAGAGTAACAAATGCTGTGAAACTACAGCTGGTGGTGTGTAGCACCCTGGTATTGAACTTAGATGTCTTGGCAATAGAgttcctgtgctgcagtgaggGGTGTCTGGGTAGACCAcactcagcactgcagaaaagtTACAAAGAGCATTTTAATGTGCTAGAGCTTTATTTGAAAGAAGTTTTAACTCCAACTGGGGATTTGTTGTTGTGTGTGCCCAGAACTGTTTCAGTGCTGCCTtgtgccctgctgcagctggagtcTAGAAGTCTTGGGTGACAAAAACTGTGTTTGTGGGACGTGAGATTTTGGAGGAATGCTTGAGCTGACTGTGTCCTTTGTTCAAGCATTACTGAATTAATGctttgaaagcatttatttatggCACGCATTGCTATACTTTTAAGGCAGTTTTGCATTTGGAGTCTCGCTTTCAAAGCAATTAGAACTTGGAGTTATAAATTCTGCAGGTACCATACAGACTTAAAGCCTTGATATACTATCCAGAGAAAGCTTTCCCTCTGCAGACTCTCTCAGATGCCTTCTGGATCTGGCCTTGACCTCTGAGATGTGAGCAGCCACAGCTCTTTTTACATCTGTTCAAAGCAGGAATCCTGCAGCTATCCTGAGCCCTCTGTGGGCACGTCTGGAAGCTCACACTGAGTAATTCGCACTGGGGTTCCTCACTCTTGTGATGAGCAGTTTGTGAactgaaagggaagaaacagCGAGGGAGGAACACAGCCAGGAGCCATCCTTGAATACAAAGCaatattcatatatttatttatataggCATATTTACCTCCAGCATAAAACAAAGTCTAAATAAGCCAAACATAAAAGTGGGGAATCTGAAGACTCAGCACTCCAATTtagcaaaatataaatataaatcagaaagaaaggaagggaaaccTTGTTCCCCACAAATAAAAACCTATGATCAATAATACCTGCTAAGAAGGCAACTCTACGAACTCGCTGGCAATATACAGTGATTAAAGCAGTGACAGCAACATTTAAACCAAACAAATTagtgctttacttttttttttcttaattcttgtGGTGGTGGTATAGTCTCTATTTACAGGCTTTAAGCTCTTGACAGTAGGACCAGTTTGTGAATTTGCTTTTGAAACAAACTCCGAAACAGCCAAACTTTGGCAAGTGGCCTCATTTCCATGCTTGTCTTCCTTTCTGCCAAGAATGTCTAGAGAGATGAAGCTCCTGTTTCCAGCTGAAGGGTTTCCCCAAGCTGCAGGGCTAGAGACATTGACTCAGAGCTCCCTCCGTCTCATGCAGGTAAAGGCCTGATTGTGAACTCTCTGGTTACTGATTGGGGATGGGGAACACAGCAGTGGGTATGTATGGGTAGGGCAGAGAGCCTCCCAGGGGTGGTCTGTGCAAATGGCTGTTTCCGTGGGCTGAGAAGCAAtcttgttgactttttttttgttacacaACCCTTTTGAGCTCATTCCTGCTTGACTGCTGGTGGAACAGATGTGTGATTTGTGATGTACATTAAGACAAATTACTGCAACATAAGATGCTGAAGATGATGTTCTGAATCTCTCCCCTGATACCATGGATTGCTCTCAGCCCCGTTTTCCTGCTGTAAAACAGCTATGCAGGGGCAGCATCACCTGTTGCACTTTCGGTATTGACTTATCTTGTTTCTCAAGCTAACAGAACTGCTGTTTTTGAGACACACAGGCGTAGGGAACCCTGTTGGCAAAACAAGGCACTAGAGATGTTCCCATAGCCATTAGGCACTTGGTTTGCTGAGGCCATCGTAACCCAATGGGTGAGCATCACAGGGACACCTGAGAGACCCCCATCTCCTCTTGGGCTGGCATGTGACCAGTGGCTGATTGctttctccctccctgcctgcagccgGGGAGACACATGTGTGGCTCTGGGCTCCGTTGGCAAGGGTGGATTGGTGGCAGTGATTGCAGGCAGCACTGTCGGCTCCAACCGTCACGGCACTACCTATTACCTCTGTGTGGGGGCTAAAAGAGAGCATGGGCAAGTAGGAGAAATGGCAGTAGGATCTGAGAAGACTGCCTctcagctgagcagagctggcagagcacAGGGCATCACTCGCCAGGATGAGGATTGGCTGAGCCAATGATTGCCAAGTGGAGAGTAAAAGCTGCCAAGAAAGTAACTTATTCAGTTTAAGGCTGAGCAAAACGCATAGGACAGGTGGAAAGAA
It encodes:
- the TMEM258 gene encoding transmembrane protein 258, which produces MELEAMSRYTSPVNPAVFPHLTVVLLAIGMFFTAWFFVYEVTSTKYTRDIYKELLISLVASLFMGFGVLFLLLWVGIYV
- the FEN1 gene encoding flap endonuclease 1; the protein is MGIHGLAKLIADVAPSAIRENDIKSYFGRKVAIDASMSIYQFLIAVRQGAEVLQNEEGETTSHLMGMFYRTIRMVENGIKPVYVFDGKPPQLKSGELARRTERRSEAEKHLQEAQEAGEETNIEKFSKRLVKVTQQHTDECKKLLMLMGIPYVEAPGEAEASCATLVKAGKVYAAATEDMDCLTFGSPVLMRHLTASETKKLPIQEFHLNRILQDLGLTWEQFVDLCILLGCDYCESIRGIGPKRAVELIKQHKTIEEIIQHIDTKKYPLPENWLHKEAQKLFLEPDVVNPDDVELKWTEPNEEELVQFMCGEKQFNEERIRNGVKRLSKSRQGSTQGRLDDFFKVTGSITSAKRKEPESKGSAKKKAKTNSATAKFKKGK